The Solibacillus sp. FSL W7-1436 genome window below encodes:
- the dapD gene encoding 2,3,4,5-tetrahydropyridine-2,6-dicarboxylate N-acetyltransferase: MEKLNAQQIIDFISEAKKVTPVKVYVKGIGVADLSFGTESKVFGEGNNAVVFGEWSEIEASLKKYEDLIEDYVVESDRRNSGVPLLDTKKINARIEPGAIIRDQVTIGDNAVIMMGAIINIGAEIGAKSMIDMGAVLGGRATVGNNCHIGAGTVLAGVVEPPSALPVVVEDDVVIGANAVVLEGVRIGKGAVVAAGAIVIKDVEPYTVVAGVPARQIKVLDEKTKSKTEIIDSLRNL, encoded by the coding sequence ATGGAAAAATTAAATGCACAACAGATTATTGATTTTATTTCAGAAGCAAAAAAGGTAACACCAGTAAAAGTATATGTAAAGGGAATTGGTGTTGCGGATTTATCATTTGGTACCGAAAGCAAAGTGTTTGGTGAAGGAAATAATGCGGTAGTGTTTGGTGAATGGTCTGAAATTGAAGCATCACTAAAAAAATATGAAGATCTTATCGAAGATTATGTAGTGGAAAGTGATCGTCGTAATTCAGGCGTTCCGCTTTTAGATACGAAAAAAATAAATGCACGAATCGAACCGGGTGCAATTATCCGTGATCAAGTTACAATCGGTGACAATGCAGTCATTATGATGGGTGCCATTATTAATATTGGTGCAGAAATCGGTGCAAAATCAATGATTGATATGGGCGCGGTACTAGGCGGTCGTGCAACAGTAGGGAATAACTGCCATATTGGTGCGGGAACTGTTCTGGCAGGTGTAGTAGAGCCGCCGAGTGCGTTACCGGTTGTAGTAGAAGACGATGTTGTCATCGGGGCAAATGCGGTAGTATTGGAAGGCGTTCGCATCGGTAAAGGTGCAGTAGTAGCAGCCGGAGCAATCGTTATTAAGGACGTTGAGCCATATACTGTCGTTGCAGGCGTACCAGCTCGTCAAATCAAAGTATTGGATGAAAAAACTAAGTCGAAAACAGAAATTATCGATTCACTGCGTAACTTATAA
- a CDS encoding N-acetyldiaminopimelate deacetylase — MRHLIEVRRDLHKIPEVGFNEFKTQSYLLQFISNLDQQHLQITTWKTGIVVFIKGTNPSKLIGWRTDIDALPVQEETGLPFESEYAGFMHACGHDCHMSIALGLVEAFSKQPPVQNVVVYFQPAEEGPGGAEPMLEWLKAEQPQLVADEIYALHIAPEYPVGTIATRPGLLFANTSELFIDLKGVGGHAAYPHKTRDMTIAAANLVMQLQTIISRNVDPLDSAVITIGKMTSGTVQNVIAENARLEGTIRTLNAQAMAEVKRRIEAICKGIEAAYECAVSIDYGSMYYEVNNDTDCANALLEFAERFEGTTAFECPAAMTGEDFGYFIKDLPGAMFWTGANSNYGLHHAKMAPDESLIPLNCRFVEQFIRQLV; from the coding sequence ATGAGGCATCTTATTGAAGTAAGGAGAGACCTACATAAAATTCCTGAAGTAGGCTTTAATGAATTTAAAACCCAGAGCTATTTACTACAATTTATTTCAAATCTTGATCAGCAGCATTTGCAAATTACGACCTGGAAAACAGGAATTGTTGTTTTTATAAAAGGTACGAACCCTTCAAAACTGATTGGCTGGCGAACAGATATAGATGCACTTCCTGTACAGGAAGAGACGGGGCTCCCGTTTGAATCGGAGTATGCCGGATTTATGCATGCTTGTGGCCATGACTGTCATATGTCCATTGCGCTTGGACTTGTTGAGGCGTTCTCCAAACAGCCGCCTGTTCAAAACGTCGTTGTTTATTTTCAGCCTGCCGAGGAAGGTCCGGGCGGGGCAGAGCCGATGCTGGAGTGGTTAAAAGCTGAACAGCCCCAACTAGTTGCAGATGAGATCTATGCATTACATATTGCTCCGGAATATCCGGTAGGTACGATTGCAACGAGACCAGGGCTTCTGTTTGCCAATACTTCCGAGCTGTTTATTGATTTGAAAGGGGTCGGCGGTCATGCAGCCTATCCACACAAAACAAGGGATATGACGATTGCTGCAGCCAATTTAGTTATGCAGCTGCAAACAATTATTAGCCGTAATGTCGATCCACTTGATAGTGCAGTCATTACAATCGGGAAAATGACATCCGGAACCGTTCAAAATGTCATCGCAGAAAATGCACGTCTTGAAGGAACGATCCGAACGTTGAATGCACAGGCAATGGCAGAAGTAAAACGTCGAATTGAAGCAATATGCAAAGGAATTGAAGCCGCATATGAATGTGCTGTCTCTATTGATTACGGTTCAATGTATTATGAGGTGAATAATGATACGGATTGTGCGAATGCGCTTCTGGAGTTTGCCGAACGTTTTGAAGGAACAACCGCTTTTGAATGTCCTGCTGCAATGACAGGTGAAGACTTCGGTTATTTCATCAAGGATTTGCCGGGTGCAATGTTCTGGACAGGAGCCAATTCAAACTACGGACTCCACCATGCTAAAATGGCACCGGACGAATCACTCATTCCTCTAAATTGCCGCTTCGTCGAACAATTTATCCGCCAGCTTGTCTAA
- a CDS encoding MFS transporter, whose translation MTEKSNKLALYLLMFNMFITMGGIGIIVPVMPAYLQVFGVGGQVLGFLIAGFALAQFLFSPVAGDLSDRHGRKMFIIGGLIVYGSSQILFGLATEVWVLFLARFLSGTGAAFIMAPIMAFVADITTYEERGKGMGMIGAAMSLGFMIGPGVGGFLSEVNLTFPFFLAGAVAYVAAIMSAIYLPNIKNIQETIAPRERLAKQMVKSVKTSYFIFLIVVFTFSFGISNFQATLTLYLDHKFGYTPSEIAIILTVGGFAGVVLQMFVVNKLFKRYGEMKVILVNLLVAAAMMLLVIYISGFFIILVVATLFSIATTFIRPAVNTLISKLAGNEQGFAAGMNNAYMSLGNMFGPALAGILFDWNPNSPYILGTFVLVGCFTLAYLWTVKKAPHLMRAAS comes from the coding sequence ATGACAGAAAAATCCAATAAGTTAGCGCTTTATTTATTAATGTTTAATATGTTCATTACAATGGGCGGTATCGGGATTATTGTTCCTGTTATGCCTGCCTACTTGCAAGTGTTCGGTGTAGGCGGACAAGTGCTCGGCTTTTTAATTGCCGGCTTCGCTCTCGCACAGTTTCTGTTTTCTCCGGTTGCGGGAGATTTATCGGATCGCCATGGCCGGAAAATGTTTATTATTGGAGGACTGATCGTGTATGGGTCTTCACAAATTTTATTCGGTCTTGCTACAGAAGTATGGGTTTTATTTTTAGCGCGCTTTTTAAGCGGAACAGGCGCGGCATTTATTATGGCGCCAATTATGGCGTTTGTAGCCGATATTACGACATATGAAGAGCGCGGCAAAGGGATGGGCATGATCGGGGCTGCAATGTCTTTAGGCTTTATGATCGGGCCGGGTGTAGGCGGATTCTTGTCTGAAGTAAATTTGACATTCCCTTTCTTCTTAGCCGGAGCTGTAGCATATGTGGCTGCAATCATGTCCGCTATCTATTTGCCGAATATTAAAAATATTCAGGAGACAATTGCGCCACGTGAAAGACTGGCAAAGCAAATGGTCAAATCTGTGAAGACCTCCTATTTTATCTTTTTAATCGTCGTCTTCACATTCAGTTTTGGTATTTCCAACTTCCAGGCAACTTTAACCCTTTATTTAGACCATAAATTTGGCTATACCCCATCAGAAATCGCTATTATTTTAACAGTCGGCGGGTTTGCAGGTGTAGTGCTGCAAATGTTTGTCGTAAATAAATTGTTTAAACGCTACGGGGAAATGAAGGTTATTTTAGTCAACTTATTAGTGGCTGCCGCAATGATGCTGCTCGTAATTTATATTAGTGGCTTCTTCATTATTTTAGTTGTCGCTACACTGTTCTCGATTGCCACAACATTTATTCGTCCAGCAGTAAATACACTTATTTCTAAGCTGGCGGGTAATGAACAAGGCTTCGCTGCCGGTATGAACAATGCTTATATGAGTTTAGGCAATATGTTCGGGCCCGCGCTTGCCGGTATCCTGTTCGATTGGAACCCGAATTCGCCATACATTTTAGGTACTTTCGTGCTTGTCGGCTGTTTCACGCTTGCCTATTTATGGACAGTCAAAAAAGCGCCCCATTTAATGAGAGCCGCTTCATAA
- a CDS encoding DsbA family protein yields MNKSNMVCDLVTGVCGLAEENELELIDFNKKEKSVDLYYVTDPICSHCWAIEPVIGRFVKQYGKHFNFHTVMGGLLEKWHDGPIDPANGIYKPADVAGHWREVGQYSRMPIDGSLMIDNPVQSSYPPSHVFKVLQKNYSEQIASEYLRRAREALFVFNENISERSVLVALVNQLGLDGESIVSEAEQPIGQQLLNEDFALVKTLGVRGFPSIIIVNKENKGVKIVGGQPLQSYIDGLKQVIDIEELQPTEQPSLPALLKTEKLIFSKEIEVMYDLEKSDVHSFINQQLSPDEYTMHEILGESYIAAQ; encoded by the coding sequence TTGAATAAAAGTAATATGGTTTGTGATTTAGTCACTGGGGTTTGTGGTTTAGCTGAAGAAAATGAATTGGAACTTATTGATTTTAACAAAAAGGAAAAATCAGTCGATCTTTATTATGTAACAGATCCTATTTGCTCACATTGCTGGGCAATTGAACCTGTGATCGGCCGTTTCGTTAAACAGTACGGAAAGCATTTTAACTTCCATACAGTAATGGGCGGTTTGCTGGAAAAATGGCATGACGGACCGATTGATCCCGCAAACGGTATATATAAGCCAGCCGATGTTGCCGGTCATTGGCGAGAAGTTGGCCAGTATTCAAGGATGCCGATTGATGGTTCTCTAATGATAGATAACCCTGTTCAATCATCCTATCCGCCATCACATGTATTTAAAGTACTCCAAAAGAATTATAGCGAGCAAATTGCATCCGAATATTTACGTCGTGCCAGAGAAGCCCTTTTTGTATTTAACGAAAATATATCTGAACGGTCTGTTTTAGTCGCACTTGTCAATCAGCTTGGACTTGATGGTGAATCAATTGTAAGTGAAGCAGAGCAACCAATCGGACAGCAATTATTAAATGAAGACTTTGCTCTTGTGAAAACTCTCGGAGTAAGAGGCTTCCCATCGATTATCATAGTGAACAAGGAAAATAAAGGTGTGAAAATTGTTGGTGGTCAGCCGTTACAGTCCTATATTGACGGTTTAAAACAAGTTATTGATATAGAGGAACTTCAGCCGACAGAGCAGCCATCCTTACCTGCACTTTTAAAAACAGAAAAACTGATATTTTCCAAAGAAATTGAAGTGATGTACGACCTGGAAAAATCGGATGTTCATTCGTTTATTAATCAACAGCTTTCACCGGACGAATACACGATGCATGAAATCCTCGGTGAATCCTATATAGCAGCGCAATAA
- a CDS encoding TetR/AcrR family transcriptional regulator, producing the protein MKEVKVDPRIRRTRKLIMDAFIELSSKKEFRDITVKDITAEAMINRATFYYHFEDIYDLLDKSLSEVLLVNLDCDTYKSSELNEEVVSSIFRAITDFQMSLSTRCHRGYEDTIARIIREQLEIIFYHMLVKQRSNNDEKTLKLMAVMLSWGIYGASVEWKRSIEEMEPEIYIKSVIPFIMAGIDGM; encoded by the coding sequence ATGAAGGAAGTAAAAGTAGATCCTAGAATACGTCGTACACGTAAACTAATTATGGATGCTTTTATTGAACTTTCAAGTAAGAAGGAATTCAGGGATATAACGGTGAAGGATATTACAGCCGAGGCAATGATTAACCGTGCAACATTCTATTATCATTTTGAAGATATTTACGATCTTTTGGATAAATCTTTATCGGAAGTATTATTAGTTAATTTAGACTGTGATACGTATAAAAGCAGTGAATTGAATGAAGAAGTGGTTAGCAGTATTTTCAGAGCGATTACTGATTTCCAAATGTCACTTTCTACCCGGTGTCATCGAGGCTATGAAGATACAATTGCCCGGATTATCAGGGAACAGCTTGAAATCATTTTTTATCATATGCTCGTTAAACAGCGTTCAAATAATGATGAGAAAACATTGAAGCTTATGGCAGTCATGCTGAGCTGGGGGATATACGGAGCTTCTGTGGAGTGGAAAAGAAGTATTGAAGAAATGGAACCGGAAATCTATATTAAATCAGTTATACCATTTATCATGGCTGGAATAGACGGCATGTGA
- a CDS encoding 8-oxo-dGTP diphosphatase, with amino-acid sequence MNYKFWTVVMIQKEDKVLLLNRQHDHFKGYIPPGGKVDFPEGFAEGAIREVKEETGLAVQSLVFKGISHYTNPELHDHFIIYNYWTDNFTGEVLDSCTEGELEWVKISEAKYYPMQEDIQVRFDLFFEPGTFEIHTMWDEQNNQIDKRIIHKL; translated from the coding sequence ATGAATTATAAATTCTGGACGGTTGTCATGATACAAAAAGAGGATAAAGTACTGTTGCTCAACCGTCAGCATGATCATTTTAAAGGATATATTCCACCAGGTGGTAAAGTGGATTTTCCTGAAGGTTTTGCTGAAGGTGCGATCAGGGAAGTAAAAGAAGAAACAGGGCTGGCTGTACAGTCATTAGTATTTAAAGGAATCTCCCATTACACGAATCCTGAATTGCATGACCATTTTATTATTTATAATTATTGGACGGATAATTTTACGGGGGAAGTTTTGGACTCCTGCACAGAAGGGGAGCTGGAGTGGGTCAAAATAAGCGAAGCTAAATATTATCCGATGCAGGAGGATATTCAAGTGCGCTTCGATTTGTTCTTCGAGCCAGGGACATTTGAAATCCATACAATGTGGGATGAACAAAACAATCAAATCGATAAGCGAATCATACATAAGCTATAA
- a CDS encoding ABC transporter substrate-binding protein, translated as MRELVQATTAIVIVCALLFFTVDRMQSAGSAGSKDTLTVYNWGEYIDPELIDKFEEETGIKVTYETFDSNEAMLTKVQQGGSAYDIAVPSEYTIESMKEDGLLIPIDHNLVPNLQNINEDFLDLPFDPGNEYSIPYFWGTVGIVYNPNLIDDRLTFETWEDLWDPSLQRKVFLVDGSREVIGMGLNSIGESLNEKDDDLLRKATDHLIELSPNIKAIIGDEITPLMINNEASVALTFSGQAADMMWENEELEFAVPQEGSNLWFDNMVIPKTSQNIEGAHKFINFMLDPENSAQNADYVGYSTPNEAAWELMDEEVINDERFYPPHDQREKLEVYENLGLEWLGKYNEYFLEFKMSLK; from the coding sequence ATGAGAGAATTAGTTCAAGCAACGACTGCCATTGTCATTGTATGTGCCCTGCTGTTTTTTACAGTTGACCGTATGCAATCCGCTGGTTCCGCAGGCAGTAAAGATACATTAACGGTTTATAACTGGGGTGAATATATCGACCCGGAATTAATCGATAAATTTGAAGAAGAAACTGGAATTAAAGTAACGTATGAAACATTTGATTCAAATGAAGCGATGTTGACGAAAGTCCAGCAAGGCGGTTCTGCCTATGATATTGCGGTTCCTTCCGAATATACGATTGAATCAATGAAGGAAGATGGCCTGCTTATTCCGATTGATCATAACTTAGTTCCGAATCTGCAAAATATTAATGAAGACTTTTTGGATTTGCCGTTCGATCCAGGAAATGAATACTCAATTCCCTATTTCTGGGGAACAGTTGGGATTGTCTATAATCCGAATTTAATTGATGACCGTTTAACGTTCGAAACTTGGGAAGATCTGTGGGATCCTTCATTACAACGGAAAGTCTTTCTCGTTGACGGCTCCCGTGAAGTAATCGGAATGGGGCTGAACTCAATCGGCGAGTCACTTAATGAGAAAGATGATGATTTATTGCGTAAAGCGACAGATCACTTAATTGAACTTTCACCAAATATTAAAGCTATTATCGGTGATGAAATTACACCGCTTATGATAAATAATGAAGCATCTGTAGCATTAACGTTCTCCGGTCAGGCCGCAGATATGATGTGGGAAAATGAGGAATTGGAATTCGCCGTACCGCAGGAAGGTTCTAACTTATGGTTCGACAATATGGTGATTCCAAAAACTTCACAAAATATCGAAGGTGCCCATAAATTCATCAACTTCATGCTTGACCCTGAGAATTCTGCACAAAATGCTGACTATGTCGGCTATTCAACACCTAATGAAGCCGCTTGGGAACTGATGGATGAGGAAGTTATTAACGATGAACGATTCTACCCGCCGCATGACCAGCGAGAAAAATTGGAAGTTTACGAAAACCTTGGCCTTGAATGGCTGGGAAAATACAACGAATACTTCCTTGAATTTAAAATGAGCCTGAAATAA
- a CDS encoding ABC transporter permease gives MKKLSAMSKVYLLFVFAILYAPIFYLIFYSFNSGGSMNNFESFTLEHYAAVFEDSRLIIILLNTVLVALLSGLIATVIGTLGAIGIVSLKDKKMRNTLLSLNNVLIVSPDVVIGASFLILFTMIGVKLGFASVLVSHVAFSVPIVVLMVLPKLLEMNTSLIDAARDLGATKRDVLTRVILPYISPGIFAGFFMALTYSLDDFAVTFFVTGNGFSTLSVEIYSMARAGISLTINAISGLVFAVTVLIVIGYYFINKRSKSIATGGQR, from the coding sequence ATGAAAAAGTTGTCCGCTATGTCGAAAGTATATTTACTTTTCGTATTCGCGATCCTTTACGCACCAATATTCTATTTAATCTTCTACTCCTTTAACAGTGGCGGCAGCATGAACAATTTCGAGTCATTCACATTAGAGCACTATGCGGCTGTATTTGAAGATTCAAGATTAATTATTATTTTGCTGAACACAGTACTCGTTGCCCTTTTATCGGGTTTGATCGCAACGGTTATCGGAACGCTCGGGGCAATCGGTATTGTTTCATTGAAAGATAAAAAGATGCGCAATACTTTGCTTTCATTAAATAATGTTCTCATTGTTTCACCGGATGTTGTAATCGGTGCAAGCTTCTTGATTTTATTTACAATGATCGGTGTAAAACTGGGATTCGCTTCAGTACTTGTATCGCATGTCGCATTCAGTGTACCGATCGTTGTACTGATGGTTTTACCTAAACTGCTTGAAATGAATACTTCCCTGATCGATGCTGCACGAGACTTGGGTGCAACGAAACGCGATGTATTGACACGTGTTATTTTACCGTATATTTCACCAGGGATTTTCGCCGGTTTCTTTATGGCCCTGACGTATTCACTGGATGACTTTGCGGTTACATTTTTCGTAACAGGAAATGGCTTCAGTACATTATCTGTTGAAATTTACTCGATGGCCCGTGCCGGCATTTCATTAACAATCAATGCCATTTCAGGGCTGGTATTTGCCGTAACGGTATTAATCGTTATCGGGTACTACTTTATTAACAAGCGTTCAAAATCTATAGCAACGGGGGGACAACGATGA
- a CDS encoding ABC transporter permease, whose translation MNKTAKGPLIPYVFWIILFVIAPIALIVYYSVLDLNGNFTLANYAKFFTPVYLKMTLSSFWYAFLITLFTLLFAYPTAYLLTKTKHKQLWLMLIIIPSWINLLLKTYAFIGIFGLYGPINAMIEVFGFDPKQILFTDFSFVFVSVYIFIPFMIIPIFNSLDKMNPSLIYASRDLGANAWTTFRRVIFPLTIDGVKSGIQVTFIPALSLFMITRLIAGNQVITLGTAIEQQFLVSQNWGMGSTIAVFLILFMVLTMLFTKQKSKGGRV comes from the coding sequence ATGAATAAAACAGCTAAAGGACCTTTAATCCCCTATGTATTCTGGATAATATTATTCGTTATCGCACCAATTGCATTAATTGTCTATTATTCTGTTCTTGATTTAAACGGGAACTTTACATTGGCCAACTATGCGAAGTTCTTTACACCGGTTTATTTGAAAATGACATTGAGCAGTTTCTGGTATGCATTTTTAATTACATTGTTTACATTATTATTTGCCTACCCTACTGCCTATTTACTGACTAAAACGAAGCATAAACAGCTTTGGCTTATGCTGATCATTATTCCTTCTTGGATTAACCTGCTGTTAAAAACATATGCATTTATCGGCATTTTCGGTTTGTACGGACCGATCAATGCAATGATTGAAGTGTTTGGTTTTGATCCAAAGCAAATTTTATTTACGGACTTCAGTTTCGTATTTGTATCGGTTTATATTTTCATTCCATTTATGATTATTCCGATTTTCAACTCATTGGACAAAATGAATCCTTCACTGATTTACGCATCACGCGACTTAGGGGCAAATGCATGGACAACTTTCCGACGTGTCATTTTCCCGCTGACAATCGACGGCGTAAAATCGGGTATTCAAGTAACATTCATTCCGGCATTGTCACTATTCATGATTACACGTTTAATCGCCGGAAACCAGGTTATTACTCTAGGTACGGCGATCGAACAGCAATTCCTTGTTTCCCAAAACTGGGGTATGGGTTCAACAATTGCCGTATTCTTAATTCTATTCATGGTGCTTACAATGCTGTTCACGAAACAAAAATCTAAAGGAGGACGTGTCTGA